In one window of Armatimonadota bacterium DNA:
- a CDS encoding alpha-galactosidase yields MAAGIAFGASATPDELFAARRWAAAKLEGRNAIAPAASGLVVVTNYDLVWQNCRVDRPLVLGHAAHRRGLFTHAPSKITVRLPAPGAMFSATVGVDTNQQTVGGRGSVVFSVAVREREVYRSPVMREGMPGAAVSVSLRGAREFAIEVRDAGDGIACDQADWVDARVVLEDGRAMWLGDLPIIEGQASARFDTSPPFAFTYDGLASSEFLSAWRLDRVSTHLDERRTQHVLTYTDPETGLSVRCVALEYHDFPTIEWTLYFKNNGAADTPIISDIQALDATWRRHPDDLYARYARQGEFVLHHHTGSVCAQTDYQPLQTPLGPGADQRITTSGGRSSNSDLPYFNLEWPGEGVIVVIGWPGQWASRFTREGDRLRVRAGQELTHFTLRPGEEVRTPLIVIQFWKGDRVRSQNVWRQWMLAHNVPRPGGQLHGWHLSGCSSHFFGEMVTADTASQLEFINRYLAERISIDFWWMDAGWYIIKTNWPDTGTWEVDQQRFPGGLRPICDHAHANGLKTIVWFEPERVAPGTSLADDHPEWIFGGTNGGLLNLGDPAARQWLTDHVDRLVTEQGIDLYRNDFNIDPLPFWRGNDPDDRQGISEIRYVEGFLAYWDELRRRHPDMLIDTCASGGRRNDLETLRRSVPLWRSDYILEPIGTQCHTYGISSWIPLNGTGAKEADRYLFRSNMCPYVNCLWDARRTDLDYDLLRTLTEQWRAIAPYYLGDYYPLTPYSTGSDVWMAWQFHRPDLGAGFVQLFRRADSIYQAAQLPLDGLDPDASYRITDLDHPREVTITGRELLDSGLPVTINDRPGSALITYQRMKGEQR; encoded by the coding sequence ATGGCAGCAGGAATCGCATTCGGGGCATCGGCAACACCCGACGAGCTGTTCGCGGCGCGTCGTTGGGCTGCGGCCAAGCTCGAAGGCAGGAACGCGATTGCGCCTGCCGCGAGCGGGTTGGTCGTCGTGACCAACTACGACTTGGTGTGGCAGAACTGCCGCGTTGACCGGCCGCTGGTGCTCGGCCATGCAGCCCATCGCCGCGGCCTCTTCACACACGCGCCGAGCAAGATCACCGTCCGCTTGCCGGCGCCCGGCGCAATGTTCAGCGCGACAGTCGGTGTGGACACGAATCAGCAGACCGTCGGCGGGCGCGGGAGCGTCGTTTTCTCGGTCGCCGTCCGCGAGAGGGAGGTCTACCGCTCACCCGTCATGCGGGAGGGGATGCCGGGCGCGGCGGTCTCGGTGAGCCTTCGCGGGGCGCGTGAGTTCGCTATCGAGGTCAGGGACGCGGGTGACGGTATCGCCTGCGACCAGGCCGATTGGGTTGACGCCAGGGTCGTCCTCGAAGATGGCCGGGCGATGTGGCTGGGAGATCTGCCCATCATTGAAGGCCAGGCGTCGGCGCGCTTCGATACCAGTCCTCCGTTTGCCTTCACCTACGATGGGCTTGCCTCTTCCGAGTTCCTCAGCGCGTGGCGCCTCGATCGCGTCTCCACGCACCTGGATGAGCGGCGGACCCAGCACGTCCTCACTTACACCGATCCCGAGACGGGGCTGTCGGTGCGCTGCGTCGCCCTGGAATACCACGATTTCCCGACCATCGAGTGGACGCTGTACTTCAAGAACAACGGCGCGGCAGACACGCCCATCATCTCCGACATCCAGGCGCTGGACGCGACCTGGCGGCGCCACCCCGACGACCTCTATGCGCGCTACGCCCGCCAGGGCGAGTTCGTTCTCCACCACCACACCGGCAGCGTCTGCGCGCAGACCGATTACCAGCCGCTCCAGACCCCGCTCGGCCCCGGCGCCGACCAGCGCATTACCACCTCCGGCGGCCGCTCCTCCAACAGCGACCTCCCGTACTTCAACCTCGAATGGCCGGGCGAGGGGGTGATCGTTGTCATCGGTTGGCCCGGCCAGTGGGCGTCGCGGTTCACACGCGAGGGAGATCGCTTACGCGTTCGCGCCGGGCAAGAGCTGACGCACTTCACGCTCCGTCCCGGCGAGGAGGTGCGCACCCCGCTCATCGTCATCCAGTTCTGGAAAGGCGATCGCGTGCGCTCTCAGAACGTCTGGCGGCAGTGGATGCTCGCCCACAACGTCCCGCGGCCGGGAGGGCAGCTCCACGGGTGGCACCTGTCCGGGTGCAGCTCCCACTTCTTCGGCGAGATGGTCACCGCCGATACTGCAAGCCAGCTCGAGTTCATCAACCGCTATCTCGCAGAACGCATCAGCATTGACTTCTGGTGGATGGATGCGGGCTGGTACATCATCAAAACCAACTGGCCCGATACCGGCACCTGGGAGGTGGACCAGCAGCGCTTCCCCGGGGGCTTGCGCCCGATCTGCGACCACGCCCACGCCAACGGGCTGAAGACCATCGTCTGGTTCGAGCCGGAGCGCGTTGCCCCGGGCACGTCGCTGGCCGATGACCACCCGGAGTGGATCTTCGGGGGGACGAACGGAGGCCTGCTCAACCTCGGCGATCCGGCGGCTCGCCAGTGGCTCACTGACCACGTCGATCGGCTCGTCACTGAGCAGGGCATTGACCTCTATCGCAATGACTTCAACATTGACCCGCTCCCGTTCTGGCGCGGGAACGACCCGGACGACCGGCAGGGCATCAGCGAGATCAGGTATGTGGAGGGATTCCTCGCGTACTGGGACGAACTGCGGCGGCGCCATCCGGATATGCTGATCGACACCTGCGCCTCCGGCGGTCGGCGCAACGATCTCGAGACCCTGCGGCGCTCCGTGCCCCTGTGGCGCAGCGATTACATCCTGGAGCCGATTGGGACGCAGTGCCACACCTATGGCATCTCCTCATGGATCCCGCTCAACGGCACCGGCGCCAAGGAGGCCGACCGCTATCTCTTCCGCAGCAACATGTGCCCTTATGTCAACTGCCTGTGGGACGCGCGCCGCACAGACCTCGACTATGACCTCCTGCGCACGCTCACCGAACAGTGGCGCGCGATTGCCCCGTACTACCTCGGCGACTACTACCCGCTGACGCCGTACAGCACCGGCAGCGACGTGTGGATGGCCTGGCAATTCCACCGGCCCGACCTCGGCGCAGGCTTCGTCCAGCTGTTCCGCCGCGCCGACAGCATCTACCAGGCCGCCCAACTGCCGCTCGACGGGCTCGATCCCGACGCCAGTTACCGCATCACCGACCTCGACCATCCGCGCGAGGTCACCATCACCGGCCGCGAACTTCTGGACTCGGGCCTGCCGGTCACCATCAACGACCGGCCGGGGTCGGCCCTCATCACGTACCAGCGCATGAAGGGAGAGCAGCGTTGA
- a CDS encoding ExsB family transcriptional regulator has translation MAIKEIKTAKLDAAQFAEEKVGEIRATVGDGTAINALSGGVDSSAVTMLGHRALGDRLKTYFIENGLMREGEPQRIAALFADLGVRVEIVDARDKFFAALRGVTDPEEKREAITQTFYRDVFGDLVRQSGANHLLQGTILTDVDETVAGIKRQHNVFEQLGIDPQDAFGYHIIEPLVQLRKDGVRKVAAALGLPESVWNRPPFPGPALAARVIGEVTPERIGLVRKATVIVEEELAATKAFQYMAILHEDRVTGMRDGKRDFGLQIEIRCWDSVDARKAKPTRLPWKTLRALSERILAEVPGVVSVTYNIAPKPPSTMEVV, from the coding sequence GTGGCAATCAAAGAGATCAAGACCGCGAAACTCGACGCCGCTCAGTTCGCCGAGGAAAAAGTCGGGGAGATTCGTGCAACGGTCGGCGACGGAACGGCAATCAACGCGCTCTCGGGCGGCGTTGACTCATCCGCCGTCACCATGCTCGGGCATCGCGCGCTCGGCGACCGGCTCAAGACCTACTTCATCGAGAACGGCCTGATGCGCGAGGGCGAGCCGCAGCGCATCGCCGCGCTGTTCGCCGATCTGGGAGTGCGCGTCGAAATCGTGGACGCGCGTGACAAGTTCTTCGCCGCGCTTCGGGGCGTCACCGATCCCGAGGAGAAGCGCGAGGCGATCACCCAGACATTCTACAGGGATGTCTTCGGCGACCTGGTGCGTCAGAGCGGCGCGAACCACCTGCTGCAAGGGACGATTCTGACCGATGTGGACGAAACGGTCGCCGGCATCAAGCGCCAACACAATGTCTTCGAGCAGCTCGGCATTGACCCGCAGGATGCTTTCGGTTACCACATCATCGAGCCGCTCGTGCAGCTTCGCAAGGACGGCGTGCGCAAAGTCGCGGCTGCGTTGGGGCTGCCGGAGTCGGTCTGGAACCGACCTCCATTCCCTGGCCCCGCGCTGGCCGCGCGTGTGATCGGCGAGGTGACCCCCGAGCGGATCGGGCTCGTGCGCAAGGCGACGGTGATCGTCGAAGAGGAACTGGCGGCCACGAAGGCGTTTCAGTACATGGCGATCCTGCACGAGGACCGCGTGACCGGCATGCGCGACGGCAAGCGCGACTTCGGCCTGCAGATCGAGATCCGCTGCTGGGACAGCGTTGACGCGCGCAAAGCGAAGCCGACGCGCCTGCCGTGGAAGACGTTGCGCGCGCTGAGCGAGCGCATCCTCGCGGAGGTGCCGGGCGTCGTCAGCGTGACCTACAACATCGCCCCCAAGCCGCCGTCAACGATGGAAGTCGTGTAG